The following proteins are encoded in a genomic region of Pyrus communis chromosome 11, drPyrComm1.1, whole genome shotgun sequence:
- the LOC137709135 gene encoding uncharacterized protein yields the protein MENLAKLDFVTLNITGKNYLTWVMDAKIHLEAGNLGETIKEDNSASSQDQANAMIFIHRHLDEGLKSEYLMVEDPLTLWKALKNRCNHQKTLKLCGETITEEDMLEKTFSTFHASKVLMQQQYREKGFTEYNQLIYVLLMAEQNNEFLMKNHQSQLTGSAPFLEVNAASLKGNTTSSRGNNYKRRHGHKRGRWNGKGKNHGVQVPRHNIGSSFKNAYRQKGIAHMNTPRNPEVVCHRCGGNGHWARTCRTAKHMVDLYQTSLKENGVETNFLDQAKPINIPDPVSDLLGQLNTTHLDVSDFIIERGNEVYGSD from the exons ATGGAGAACTTGGCAAAGCTTGATTTTGTTACCCTGAATATTACTGGAAAGAATTACCTTACCTGGGTAATGGATGccaagatccatctggaggCAGGAAATCTTGGGGAAACCATTAAGGAGGATAACAGTGCATCCTCTCAAGATCAGGCGAATGCCATGATCTTTATCCATCGCCACCTTGATGAGGGACTGAAGAGCGAGTACCTCATGGTTGAAGATCCACTAACCCTCTGGAAGGCACTGAAAAATAGATGCAATCACCAGAAGACG TTGAAGCTCTGTGGAGAAACGATCactgaggaagatatgctggaaaagactttcagcaCTTTTCATGCCTCTAAAGTGCTCATGCAGCAACAGTATAGAGAAAAAGGCTTTACTGAGTACAACCAGTTGATATATGTACTCCTCATggctgaacaaaacaatgagtttctgatgaagaatcatcagtcCCAGCTtactggatctgcaccattctTAGAAGTGAATGCGGCTTCCCTTAAAGGGAATACCACATCCTCTCGTGGCAATAATTACAAACGAAGACATGGCCACAAGCGAGGCCGGTGGAATGGGAAAGGCAAGAACCATGGTGTCCAGGTTCCAAGGCATAATATAGGCTCGAGCTTTAAGAATGCATATCGCCAGAAAGGCATAGCTCATATGAACACTCCTAGAAATCCTGAAGTAGTTTGCCATAGGTGCGGTGGCAATGGGCACTGGGCGCGTACCTGTCGTACTGCAAAACATATGGTGGATCTGTATCAAACTTCCCTCAAGGAGAATGGTGTCGAGACCAATTTCCTCGACCAGGCTAAACCGATTAATATACCTGATCCAGTGAGTGATTTATTAGGAcagttgaacacaacccacctagatgtttcagattttattattgaaagagGGAATGAAGTTTATGGGTCTGATTGA